In Akkermansia muciniphila ATCC BAA-835, the genomic stretch ATACGGCCTATGGCCGCTCCGCACGGGACAAGGTTATGTTTTAATGCGGCTTTCCGTGAAGGGATGGCCATCCGGAATTTTTTCATTGCTTTAAAGAACCGCGCGTGACGGAGGAATAAGTCTTTTTCCTTATTTTGCGCTGGGAAATATTCTTCAGGGGAGGCGCGATGCCATAGTGGTTCTTTCTGCTGAGCACGGGGTAATTAAGCATTGTATAGATCAATGTATGTGCTACGATTCTTCCGCATTTAATAATCATGCTTTGCCGTTTCCTTGGAACCGGATTAATTTTTCAACTAACAGGATATGAGTAAAATAAGCCATATAAAATATATGGTGCTTTGCAATCTTCCCTACCGTTTGCGGGAAATCGCCGGACGGATTGCGAAGAAATGCAGGAGAAGGAAAGACCGGTCTCTTGAAGCGAAGCTGGAGGATATTCGCAATTTGCTTATTTATAACCACCCTATTTCCTCAGTTCCCCCGGCGACGGGGAAGTTGAGGCTCCTTCAGGACGGCAATACGGTTTTGCTGGCCCTTTTTGCGCGCAAATGCCGGGAAAACGGACTGCGGTACTGGCTGGATTACGGCACTTTGCTGGGGGCGGTAAGGCACAGGGGCTTTATTCCGTGGGATGATGATCTGGATGTGAGCATGATGAGGCCGGAGTTCGACCGCCTGCTGGAACTGCTTCCCGTTCTTTTCCCCCGTGAGGAAGGATTTACCTGGAACAGGCACGCCTTTCTGCAAATAGGATATGAGGGCACCCCCCTCAACCTTGATGTGTATCCCTATCATTTTTATGCAGAGAGTCTTTCATCTCCGGAACAGCATGAAAAGCTGGACAGGCTTTTGAGCGGATTTAAGAAAGACGTGGTGCTGGTAGGTTCCAGGATGAACCTGACCGATGGGCAGGTTCAGGAGAAAATCCGCCAGGATATTCTGGAAGGAAGGGATGCTGCCGGGGAAGATGAAGCCCCCGGGATTTTTCTTTCTCCTGCCATTACGTTTACAAAAAACACGCACCTTTCCTATGAAACGTTCTTTCCCCTTGGCTCCGCAGAATTTGAGGGGATAATATTTTCCGTGCCCAACCATGCCCGCCAGTACCTGCAATTTTTTTACGGCGACTATCTGTCTTATCCGGAACGCATCCAGTTCAAGCATCCTTCCGTGAAGGCCATGGTGGAGAAGGTTCCCTTTGAGGCGGCGGTCAACCGTTTCATTGACGTTTACGGAAAGCGGATTGATGCGCTCATGCCATGAAAACGGTTATTACTTACGGAACCTTTGATTTGCTGCACACGGGGCACGTGAATCTGCTGAAGAGAGCCCGGAAACTGGGGGACCGGCTCATCGTCGGCGTGACTACGGACAGTTACGACCAGAGCCGCGGCAAGCTGAATGTCATGGAGAGCCTGGAGGAACGCATGGAAAATGTGCGGAAAACCGGTCTGGCGGATCTCATTATTAAGGAAGAACTAGAAGGGCAGAAGATTCATGACATACGGAAGTACGGGGCGGATGTTTTTGTGATTGGCTCCGACTGGTCGGGGAAATTTGACTATCTTCGCGATTATTGTGAGGTGGTTTACCTGGAACGCACCAAGGGCGTTTCTTCAACAGACCTCCGTTCCGCCCGGAATCCCATTGTATATATGGGAATTGCAGGTCACGGGCGCATAGCGGGCCGTTTTCTCCGGGAGTCCAAATATGTCAGCAATATTGAAATAACAGCCGTTTTCGGAAGGAATGAGGAGAAAGTCCGCCGTTTTGCAGAGTTCCACGCTCTGCTGGAATATTATACGGAATACGAACAGTTTCTGGACCGGGTTCATGCCGTTTATATTGCCGTCCCCCATCATCTCCATTATGAAATGGCCAGGAGGGCCCTGTTGCGGGGGAAGCATGTATTGTGCGAGAAGCCTCTTGCCCTTGCCCGGGAGGAGGCGGAAGAGCTGTTCCGGCTGGCCGAAGAGAAAGGAGTCGTTTTGCTGGAAGCCCTTAAAACTGCGTTTTGTCCGGCTTTCCAGCAACTGACCAGTTTGGCGGGGAGCGGCATTATTGGTTCCATCAAGGCGGTGGACGCCACGTTTACCAAGCTGATAGAGGATGAGGCTGCCAGGGAGTATGACCCCATGCAGGCCGGAGGCGCCTGGACGGAACTGGGTTCCTATCCCGCCTTTGTCATTGGGAAGCTTCTGGGAACCGAGCCCCGCAGGATTCGTTTTGTTACTTGCAGAAAGCCTCATACGGGCGTGGACGTGTTCACGCGCGCGGAATTTCTTTATTCCAATGCAGTAGCCACCGCCACGGCAGCCATAGGAGCCAAGCAGGAAGGGGACTTGTGCATTACCGGAACGGAGGGGTATATTTATGTGCCGGCGCCTTGGTGGAAGACGGAGATGTTTGAAGTGCGGTTTGAGGATGCCCGGCTCAACAGGAAATATTTTGCCAATTTTGAAGGGGATGGGCTGCGTTATGAACTTGGCGCGTTTTTGCGCCTGATTCATGGCTGCCAGCACGGCAACCGTCTTTTGACCCGTGAGGATTCCGTGTTCATGGCTGATGTTGCCTCCCGTTTCAGGAGAGGGTATTGCGTGGAAGAGATCAGTTAGAAAGAAGAGGCCTTCTTACACCTGTGGAATTCTGGGGTAGTGCCGACGGAACTTTTTCTTGGAACCGTTTTGTTTCGCATGAATGGAAGCCATCCTATTATTTCTTCCGAAATGGGGAGAATCTGTTCAGTATGGAGGTGTTCCATTCCACAAAGGACTGGAGTGTAGGAACCGGAATGTTTAATTGCTCCGCCAGATAGCAAATGGGTTTGGTGCCCAGAGGAACATCTTCCGTAAAGTAACGGGAAGAAAAATCGGGAATCCATCCTTGTTTCCGGCGGGTCATGGGAGCTTTAACCCCATGGAATGCCGGAATAGATTGAATCTTTTTAGTCAACTCTACGGCATTTCTGGATTCATAATAATCTAGGACGGGAATGATGTCCTTTCCGATTTCCATGCCGGGACAACAGGAACAGAGGGTCAGAAGTTCTCTATCTGCCTGGATGTACAACTCACTGGCCTCCTCCGTCCATTCTTCATAAAAAAGAAACTGCTTGTCATAAAACGTTCCTTCCCTGTAGTGGCGAAACAGACTCATGCAGCGGGAAGGGTGGAGAAGGGGGTTGGAGTTGGTCAACAGAAAGGGCCAGGGAGAAGAAAGATGAGTCAGAGGAGTGTCAAATAAGGTTTCCAACATGGCGGACCAATGTTCGGCATTATTTCCTGGGGCTACCCATATCCTGTTAAGAGGGCGGCTTCCGAGAATGGAGACGGAATGTCCATATTCCTGCGTCCGACAAATCAGGGGAACCTTGTATATTCCCATCAGGCTGACGGTGGAAGTCCAAGAGGGATCTTCTGCCATCTCCATGACCTCCGGAGTACCGGGTACAATAACGAGCCCCTGTTCTCGATGCAGATAGGGTTTAATGCGGTGGCATACCTCCCGAATGCCAAAGCGGGGAACCGCCACCAGCACAAGGTTGCAGTCTTTCAATGTTTCCGGATGGTTGCTGATATGCCCTAGGGGAGCATGGTGCGTAGTACCGTTTGGAAAGATAGCGGAGAGACTTTTTCCCCATTGATTAGGGTTTCGGGTTAGGATATTGACATGTAGGCCGCGTGTACCCAGCCATCCCGCCATGGCATGGGCCAGGTTGCCGCCGCCGCAAATGCCTATGACAGGAGTGGAAATTGTATTCATCAGGAGGCTGAAGTGGAACAGGATGAAAAAGGGGATTCTCCGTTAGTGGGACAAGTAGAAGACGGTTCCGAGCCGGTTTCTGCATGCATGGCCCGGACCAGGGCATCATTGTCGGTTGCGTCTCTGACGGCGATACGGATGAATTCTCTGCCTTCAAATCCTTTTTTCCGGCTACAGTCCTTAACAAGGATGGAGTGGTTTTTCAGCAGAAGGCCGGTCAGGGAGCGGGCTTTCATGGGGGGCTTGACCTCGCACATGAAATAGTTTGCCTGGGAGGGGAAAACGTTCAGGAAAGGCACGCGGGAGAGTTTCTGCATGAAGCGGTCCCGTTCCTTCATGAAACGGTTGCACGCGCGCACGTAGGATTGCTCGTATTTCCCGAAGATTTGCATGTAGAATTCCGCGATGGAATTGATGTTCCAGATGGAAACGTCTTTTTTTATCCATGCCGCCAATTCCCTGTCTGCGGAGGCCAGAACACCCAGGCGGAGGCCCGGAACGCCGTAGGATTTGGAAATGCTTTTTACCACGGCCAGGTGGGGATATTCTTCCAGGATGCCGTCTTTCAGCAGCGTATTGTCCGGCATTCCGCAGGAGAAGTCTACAAAGGATTCATCCACGATCAGGCGGATGCCGCGGGTTTTTGTCCACAGGCAGAGGCGTAGCACATCGCCTTTCGGCAGGAAGAATCCGGAAGGGTTTCCCGGATTGACGAGGAGCAGGGTACCGATGTCTTTCCCGGAAAAGAATTCCATCAGGTCGTCCGCCGTATAAGTGAAATTCCGGGAAGCGGTATGGAAGGGAACCACCATATCCGGTTTCACCCGGTTGGGGTATTCTTCAAAGGTAGGGTAGATGACCCCCATTTTCCCTTCCAGGCGGGACATGAGCGCCTTAATGAGTTCCGCCGCGCCGTTGCCGATGCAGATGTATTCCTGGCTGATGCCGAAGTATTTTGCCGCCAGCAGGCTGTTGACTCTCATTCCGGACGGGTATTCCCTCACTAGGCGTTCAAAATTCGCCTTGAGTTCGGACATGAGGCGTTTGTTGGGGAAATAGGGATTGACCAGGTAACAGAAATCCCTGATGCGGGGATAGCGCCAGTAGCCTCCGTACCGGGATTCCATCAGGCGCAGGTGTTCTTCCCTGTCCGGGGTGAATATGGAGGCTGCGATGTCCAGATCCTGGATGTCGTCTATTTCATACCATGCTTCGCCGCCGAGGCGCAGCGCCTTGATTTCCGGCTTGTCCAGCAGGGCGATGACCCGCAGCACCTGTTCGTAATATTCATTATTGCCCAGGGCTTTGCTGTAGGCTGTAAGAAAGGGGACGTAATGGGTCCGGGAGAATTCCCTGCTGAATTTGTAAATATTGACTGTTTTAAAATATTCCGTCTTTTTCTTGTAGGAGAATTTGCTGCCGGGAATGAATTGCCTGATGTTGTCGTCTTCATCCAGAGTGACGACCGTGCCGTCCATCCAGCTTTCAAATTTGGCGACGAGAGCAAGGCTGGGGTAGGGATGGCGGAGCAGGGCATCAATAACGGAGTCTTCAAAAATCAGGTCGGATTCAAAGAGCAGCGTATCGTCCTGAAGCAGGTGTTCCTTGGCCAGGTACAGGGAATAAATATTGTTGGTGCTGGCGTACAGGGGATTGTCCACATATTCCACAGGGGTGGAAATGTCCAGCTGGGAAAGGAAGGTTTTGAGTTTTTCCCCCTCATAACCCGTAACAATCACGATTTTTTCCAGAGACGGGGAAAGGCGGTCCAATTGTCTCATCATGCGTTCTATCAGCGTCACTCCGTTGACCTGGATCATGCACTTGGTATTGTTCCGGGTGAGCGCTCCCAGTCTTTTTCCCATTCCGGCCGCTAAAATGATCGCCTGCATAAGTATTCTAATTTGTCTTCAGAACCTGAGAAAGAACCGGGAACTATGTTTAACGGATTGAGCATCCGCCGTCAAAGTAAAAATTTCTGTAAGAATATGTTAATGGGATATTACCCGGGCGAAAAGAAAAAACCGCCTTTTATGTTTCATCGCAATCCTTTTATTTTTCATTGATTTAACTTTGGACAGAATGGGAGAAACGTTTAACGGATGCTCAATCCGCTTGTTGCCAATACCGTGGAAAGGGAAGGATAAGGTCTGTCTGCATTTTGGAAAAAGCAGCGTTAATATCATGGAACGGGTGTTTTCTCCGAAAAGGATAATTTGTTTTTCATTGACTTGTAAAAAGTGGGGGATAAGGTTCTGATTCTGCCGGATGTGCTTTCCTGGAAAAATGAATCATATCCTGCGTGTTTTTGACCCAATTTATCTGCGATGAAGCTGCCATCATTCATTACCGCCGGAAGGACTGGAAAATTAGTAAGGGGAAAGCATTGGTGGGTGACGGAAGTCCGGTGCTGCGGCCTGAAAGTGCTTTCTTCCTGCACGGATAGGAAAAAGCGTTTCATCCGTTTTTTCGGTATTCCATGCGGACGGTTCAAGGTGGGCCGGGAAGGTGAAGCCTCCCAATTGGGCAAACTGGTAAAAGCTACCGTTCGGGCCGAGGAGATGCCCCAGGCGTCCGGAGTGCTGAGGATTGTGCAGCAGGCCATGACCTGTTTTTTGAATGAAGTGGCCGGAATTCTTGAGGAGGGCGGTTATCCGTACTGGCTTGATTTCGGGACGCTGCTGGGCGCGGTGCGGCACCGGGGCTTTATCCCCTGGGATGACGACCTGGATATTTCCATGCTGCGTGAAGATTATGAAAGGTTGAGGGCGAACGCCGCCGGGCTTTTCGGTTCGCGCGGTTTCTCCGTCAGTATGGATCCGTTCATCCAGATAGGGTTGCCGGGCACGTTGTGCAATGTGGACATTTTCCCGTATGACACGGCCCCTGCCGCGTGGTCTCCGGATGCTCCTGAAGAAAGGGAGTGGCTGCTGCGCGGTTACAAGGCATCCGGAATGCTTGATTATGAGGCAGATTCCTCCTGCCGCTACCGGACGCGGTGTTCTTATGAGGAAAAGATGGCGATCCGGGACCGGGTGGTGATGGGAGGACGGCGGCCGGCGGATGGAGGAAACATTTTCCTGGGATTTGAGATTCCTTTTGCCGGCCCGTGCCGCCATTCCTTCCGCCATGAATGGCTGTTTCCGCTTTCCCGCGTTCGGTTTGAGGGGAGGGATTTCCCGGCCCCCAGGATTCCTGAAATGGTGTTGTACGGCCAGTACGGGGACTGGGGAGTGCTGCCGGATTCTCCCCCTGTGCATTTTGATTTGAACCACATTTCCAAGGAGGTTCTGGCCAGGATGATGTACATGCGTGATACGGGGCGCCTTCCCGGGCGCGATTAAAGGGCCGCGCCCTTTTCTTCCCCCGCAGGGAGAAGCCCTTCTTTCTTCCTTGACCCTGCTGATTGAGGAGGGGTATCATCAGATAATGAGAAGACCCCCGATACCCGGCTTGGTGATGGCGGACGGATGGCTCCAGCCGTATTCCCGCCAGATACGCGACCGCCAGCGTCTGTTTGACCTGAAAATGAAGAGGATCAATCAGCGCGCCGGCTCTCTGGAGGAATACGCGCGCGGATACCGCTATTACGGTTTCAACAGAGACGCGGAGACGGGGGCGTGGACATACCGGGAATGGGCTCCCGCCGCCCGCAGGGTGTCCCTGATTGGGGATTTTAACGGCTGGAACCGGGAGAGCCACCCGCTGGAGCGGAATGAGCGCGGCGTGTGGGAAATTACGCTGCCGCCTGATGCGCTGGCCCACGGGCAGAAGGTGAAGGTGCACGTGGTCGGTGCGGACGGCACGGGCAGAGATCGCATTCCCGCATGGATTACCAGGACCGTCCAGGATCCGACCACTTATGATTTTGCCGGGGAGATCTGGATGCCGGAACACCCCTATGAATGGCGGAATAACGGTTTTGATCCCTCCCGGGTGGAAGTTCCGTTCGTGTATGAAGCGCATGTAGGCATGGGCGGGGAAGAAGGGCGCGTGCATACGTACCGCGAGTTTGCGGACGAGGTTCTCCCCCGGATCGCCAGGCTGGGTTACAATACCGTCCAGCTGATGGCGATCCAGGAGCACCCCTATTACGGTTCCTTCGGCTACCACGTTTCTTCCTTTTTCGCCCCTTCCTCCCGTTTCGGCGAGCCGGAGGACCTGAAGTACCTGATAGACCAGGCGCACGGCCTGGGCATCGCCGTGCTGCTGGACGTGGTGCATTCCCACGCCGTGAAGAACGAGGCGGAAGGGCTGAACAATTTTGACGGTTCCGGAGGCATGTATTTCCTGCCCGGGGAGCGCGGCCGCCATCCGGACTGGGATTCCTGTTGTTTTGATTATGGCCGGGACGAGGTGATTGAATTCCTCCTGTCCAATGTCCGCTGGTGGCTGGAAGAGTTCCGTTTTGACGGCTTCCGTTTTGACGGCGTGACATCTATGCTGTATTTCCACCGCGGGCATGAGCCGTTCGGGGATTTGGGCGCCTACTTCGGCTCTTCCGTGGATCTGGATGCCGTGGCTTATCTGCAGCTGGCCGCCACGCTGATTCAGCGGGTGAAGCCGGGCGCCATAGCGATTGCTGAGGACATGTCCGGCATGCCGGGATTGTGCCGCCCGGTGGACGAAGGGGGGATTGGTTTTTCCCACCGTCTGGCCATGGGCATTCCCGATTACTGGATTAAGCTGCTCAAGGAGAAAAAGGATGAGGAATGGAGCATGGGCGATATGTGGCACACGCTGACCAACAGGCGCTACGGCGAGCCGCATGTGGCCTATTGCGAGAGCCATGACCAGGCCCTGGTGGGGGACAAGACTCTGGCGTTCCGCCTGATGGATGCGGAAATGTACTGGAAAATGGCCGTGGACCAGCAGAGCCTCATTATTGACCGCGGCATGGCGCTGCACAAGATGATCCGCCTGGTGACGTTGGCTACCGGGGGGGAAGGCTGGCTGAATTTCATGGGCAACGAATTCGGGCATCCGGAATGGATTGATTTTCCGCGCGAAGGCAACGGCTGGTCTTACGAATACTGCCGCCGCCAGTGGTCCCTGGTGGACAATCCTTCCCTCAGGTTCAAGTTCCTGAATGCCTTTGACCAGGCGATGGTCCGCCTGGCGCAGGAAGCCCGCCTGCTGAATAATCCGCCGCCTTTCCCGCTTAATATTGACGAGACCAACCATGTCATGGCATTCCACCGCGGCGGTCTGTTGTTTGTGTTCAACTGGTCCGGAGACAGGGCTATCATGGATTACATGCTGCCCGTTCCCCAGAAGGGGGAATGGCGGGTAGTGCTGGATACGGACAACGCCCGTTTCGGCGGTTTCGGGAGGCAGGATGTTTCCATGCCGCATTTTACGGATGGGGAGGGGAATCTTTCCCTGTACCTGCTGCCGCGTACGGCCCTGGTCCTGAAGAGGGTAGGTTCCGCCGTCATGGCCCGCCACCCGGGGCGGGAGGATTAGCGTGCAATTCCAAAAACGGACGGTTTACTTATCCGTTCGTGAAAGGGAGCGTAGTGCGGGGCTGCGTACGGAACGCGGGATGGATATGCGCTGTTACTCCCGGAAAGTGTCCGGACGGCAGGCTGTTACCACTGCGCGGGAAGTTCCCGCAAGGGGGGCGCTCCTGAGTCCGCCTTTTTCAGGCGGATGGTCAGGATGTCTGTTTTAAAGTCTTTGGACTTCTCGTTGTTGCGGCCCCACAAAATGGCACCTTGCGTGGTCATTTCCGGATAAAACGTTTTTTCCGTGGAAAGGAAGCCCGGTTTATCCGCCGCAACATGCACGGGCTTGTGCCTGTTCAGGGAGAGCGTGACGGGTGCCTGGCCGGCGTAGTCTCCGTTTACTCGCAGGCTGGCTCCAGAAGGAATGCTGCGGATGGTGATGTCCCGGGAAGAACTGCTGCATGAGAGGCTTGCGCCGCAGAATGCGGAGAGCAGGAGAAGATGCGGGAAAAGGCCGTGAGTCATTGCTCTGGAAAAAATCAATGGTGTTCCGCCATTTTCATGGCGGCCTGCTTGATCTGGGCCGCCATGGAGTTGAGGGCGTTCGCCCTGGTGGGCGCCAGGTGGTCCTTCAGGCCGGTTTTGTCCAGCTTGGACATGTCCGCCTTCAGAATTTCTTCCGGAGGCAGGCCGGAAAGCAGCCGGATGAAGACGGCAATGAGGCCCTTGGTGATGAGGGAATCGCTGTCTGCGTACAGTTTCAGTACGCCGTTGTCCGGTTCCGTGTGAAGCCATACGCGGGATTGGCATCCCTTGATGAGGGAGTTCTCCGTTTTGTAAGCTTCATCCAGCCTGGGCAATTTTTTACCCAGGCTGATGATGTATTCGTAGCGTTCCGTCCAGTCCTGGAACAAATCCAGTTCATCCAGCAGGTCTTGCAGGCGTTCTTCGTAGTTCATGGCTCGGAGATTGGGTAGGATGGGCCGGGCGGGTTATCCCCGGCGGGCGTCTGCAAGCGTGGCGAGCACGGCTTTCTGGGCATGCACCCTGTTTTCCGCTTCCCGGAAGATAACGGGAGCAAAATGTTCCAGCACGTCTTCCGTGATTTCCTTGCCGCGGTAGGCGGGCAGGCAGTGGAAAACGGAGTGGCCGGAGGCGGCATGTTCCAGCAGCTCCCTGTTCACCTGGTAGGGGTAGAAGTGTTTTTCCTTGGACAGTCCTTCCGATTCCTGGCCCATGGAAAGCCAGACATCCGTGTTGATGACGGAAGCTCCCTTGACGGCTTCCACGGGGTCCGTGGTGAAGATGACGTTCTCGCAGTCCAGATGCCTGCGGAAGTCTTCCAGGGGAAGGTAATTGGTAGGGGCTCCGATGGCGAGCGTAAAGCCCAGCCTCTTGGCCGCCCACATCCAAGAGCGGGACATGTTGTTGTCCCCGTCCCCCACGAAGGCGATTTTCATATCCTTCCAGGAACCGGGGCCGTAGATTTCCTCAATGGTAAGCAGGTCCGCCAGGATCTGGCAGGGGTGCTCCTCGTCCGTCAGGGCATTGATGGTGGGAATGCCGGAAAAGCTGGCGAATTCCTCCACCTCCTGCTGTCCGTAAGTCCGGATGGCGGCGCCGTGGATCATACGTCCCAGCACGCGGGCCGTATCCTTGATGGGCTCTCCACGCCCGAGCTGGATGTCATGGACGGAAAGGAACATGGGACGGCCCCCCAGTTCACTGATGCCCACTTCAAAGGAAACGCGGGTGCGGGTGGAGGATTTGGAAAAGATGAGCGCCCAGGTCTGCCCCTTCAGGGGAAGGCGTTCGTGATGGCCGCGTTCCGCCTTAAGCCGGTGGCCCAGGGCGAGCAGGTCCCGGATTTCGTCTCCGGTAAGCTGTTCGATGGAAAGGAGGTTGTTCATGGTTTTTGAAAGGGAATAAAAACGGGAAAGCCGCACCATACTCCCTGTTTTCTTAAAAGAAAAGGGAATAATGCGGCTTTCCAGGGAGGGATGGAGATGCCTTTACTTACAGCCTGGCCGCCGCCTGGTCCGGCCACGGTACGGGAGCGCCTTCACGGGCTCCGGCGGGATTATTCTTCTTGTAGGTGGGCATTTGGGCCTTGCGCTCCTTGAGCAGGGTGGTCATGGTCCTGGCCATGACCTTAACGCGTTCCGGCTGCTGTTCCGCCAGGTTGTGCTCTTCGCTGATGTCCTCCTTGAGGTTGAAGAGTTCGAACTTCTGGTCAGGGTGCCAGTAGATAAGCTTCCAGTCCCCCTGGCGCATGGCCGTGCTGGGGGAATAAAGGGAGTTGTTTCCGTTCCCTTCCCCCCATACGTTGGGCGTGTGGAAGAGCAGGGAGCGGTTGGGATTCATGCTGCCGCCTTTCAGCAGGGCAACAAAGCTTTTGCCGTCCACAACCTGAGGCGCCTGAATTTTTTTTGCTCCTGCTATTTCCAGAATGGTGGGGAAAAAGTCTTCAATGATGACGGGAGTAGTGCAGACGCTTTCCGCCTTCGTGACCCCGGGCCAGTAGACGATCATCGGTTCCCGGATGCCGCCTTCCCGGTTGGAACCCTTGCCGAAGCTAAGCGGGTAATTGGATTCCTTGTTGCCCATGCGCCCGCTGATGGCAAGGCCCCCGTTGTCCGCCATGAAGATGATGACGGTATTTTTATCCAGATTGTTTTTTTTCAGGTATTCCCGGATGTCGCCCAGGCTCTTGTCCATCCCCTGGATCAGGGCGGAATAGCGTTTTTCGTTGTCGGACCATTTGTGGCCGTCATTGGGGTTGGAGTACTCTTCCGCAAACCTCTTGTCATAACCGCGCATGTCGAAGGGGGCATGGATGGCGTAGTGGGACATGTACAGGTAGAAAGGCTTGTCCGCCTCCCTGGGGTTTTTCCGGATGGCGTCCAGGCGTTTCAGTGCCTCCTGCGTCAGGGCTTCCGTCAGGAATGTGTCGTTTTCATAGTAATTATTTTCATCCAGTCCGCGGACATGGAAATTCCCCGTGCCGTATTTCCGGGAACCCCGGTAGTCCGCCGGGCCGCCTATTTCCGTGCCGGCGATATTGTAGTCAAAGCCGAAGAGCCTGGGATTGGCTCCGGGCGTATTTTTGGAGCCGAAATGGGCTTTTCCGCAGTGGATGGTGGTATACCCCTGTTTTTTGAGCAGGGCGGGCAGCCCAAGCACCTGGGTGAAGGGTTTTTCCATCCTGTACTGGATTTTTTCTTCCGTCAGGGGAAGATGGGTGGTTCCGGATGCCCTGGTTCCTGCCGGCTGGATGCCGTTGACGCTCCAGTCTGCGGGAGCCTTGAGCGCTTGATGGCCTGCGTCCGTGGTTTGGTCACGCAGGAGCGTCCAGTTCGTGACGCGGTGGCGGGCGGAGTTCATGCCGGACATGAGGCTGCATCGGCTGGGGGAACAGATAGGCTGCGCGTAGGCGTTCGTGAAGACCATGCCCTGCTTGCCCAGAGCCTCCATGTTGGGCGTGCGGTAGCGCTTGTTCAGGAAAGTAGGTTTGGGAGTGCCGTCCTCTTCCCGCCAAAAGGGCAGGGATGTATCCTGCCAGCCCATGTCGTCCACCAGAAAGAGGATGATGTTGGGGCGTTTCGGTTCTGCCGCGCGGGATGCTTTTACGGAAGCTGCGGAAGCAGAGCAGGCGCTTCCCAGCAGGAACGGGATGAGAAAGGCTGCAATACGGGAAATGTTCATTACTAAGAAAACCAGTACTTATTATAATAACGCATGAGACGGACGTTTCTGTCAAGGATTCGTATTCCCGCGGCAGTTTGTTCGGGAACGCCCCGTTTTTCCGGTGCGGCGTGTACCGGGATGAAAGAGCCTTATTCAAACAGGGCCGGATAGGATTTTCGGGCCAGGGCCGTGCTCAAGTCCACGATAGACCTGCTGTTGGGGGCCTGGAGCGCCTTTTGCGCCATGTCCCGGCACTGGCCGTAGTCCAGATTGCGGATGGCATACCGGATGATGGGGACAAGGTGGACCCCCACGGACATGGAGGTGGCCCCCAGGCCGATCAGCAGGGGAAGCAGGGTGATGTCCCCCGCCATTTCCCCACAGATGGCCGTGGGAATGTTTTCCCGTTCTCCGGCGGTGATCGTCATGTCCATGATGCGTATCACGGCAGGATGCGTGGGGCGGAACATATTGGCGACGCGGTTGTTGACCCGGTCCACGGCAATAGTGTACTGGGTGAGGTCATTCGTGCCTATGGAGAAGAAATCCACCTCGCGCGCCAGCACGTCCGTCATGATGGCGGCGCTGGGCACTTCAATCATGATGCCCACTTTCAAGTCCCGCGCATAGGGGATGTTCTTCCTTTCCAGTTCTTCCCGGCATTCCTGGAGGATGTGCTTGGCTGTGACCACTTCCGTATAGCCGGAGACCATGGGGAACATGATGCCGCAGCCGGGCGTGTCCGCGCAGGCACGGAGAATGGCCCGGAGCTGCTGTTTGAACAGCTCCGGGCGGCTGAGGGAGACGCGGATGCCCCGCCAGCCAAGGAAGGGGTTCGGTTCCGGAGTGCGGAGCTGTTCGCACGGCAGCTTGTCACCGCCTGAGTCCAGGGTGCGGAAGATAACGCCGTGGGGGGAACAGCCTTC encodes the following:
- the argF gene encoding ornithine carbamoyltransferase; the encoded protein is MNNLLSIEQLTGDEIRDLLALGHRLKAERGHHERLPLKGQTWALIFSKSSTRTRVSFEVGISELGGRPMFLSVHDIQLGRGEPIKDTARVLGRMIHGAAIRTYGQQEVEEFASFSGIPTINALTDEEHPCQILADLLTIEEIYGPGSWKDMKIAFVGDGDNNMSRSWMWAAKRLGFTLAIGAPTNYLPLEDFRRHLDCENVIFTTDPVEAVKGASVINTDVWLSMGQESEGLSKEKHFYPYQVNRELLEHAASGHSVFHCLPAYRGKEITEDVLEHFAPVIFREAENRVHAQKAVLATLADARRG
- a CDS encoding alpha amylase C-terminal domain-containing protein; the encoded protein is MRRPPIPGLVMADGWLQPYSRQIRDRQRLFDLKMKRINQRAGSLEEYARGYRYYGFNRDAETGAWTYREWAPAARRVSLIGDFNGWNRESHPLERNERGVWEITLPPDALAHGQKVKVHVVGADGTGRDRIPAWITRTVQDPTTYDFAGEIWMPEHPYEWRNNGFDPSRVEVPFVYEAHVGMGGEEGRVHTYREFADEVLPRIARLGYNTVQLMAIQEHPYYGSFGYHVSSFFAPSSRFGEPEDLKYLIDQAHGLGIAVLLDVVHSHAVKNEAEGLNNFDGSGGMYFLPGERGRHPDWDSCCFDYGRDEVIEFLLSNVRWWLEEFRFDGFRFDGVTSMLYFHRGHEPFGDLGAYFGSSVDLDAVAYLQLAATLIQRVKPGAIAIAEDMSGMPGLCRPVDEGGIGFSHRLAMGIPDYWIKLLKEKKDEEWSMGDMWHTLTNRRYGEPHVAYCESHDQALVGDKTLAFRLMDAEMYWKMAVDQQSLIIDRGMALHKMIRLVTLATGGEGWLNFMGNEFGHPEWIDFPREGNGWSYEYCRRQWSLVDNPSLRFKFLNAFDQAMVRLAQEARLLNNPPPFPLNIDETNHVMAFHRGGLLFVFNWSGDRAIMDYMLPVPQKGEWRVVLDTDNARFGGFGRQDVSMPHFTDGEGNLSLYLLPRTALVLKRVGSAVMARHPGRED
- a CDS encoding SufE family protein produces the protein MNYEERLQDLLDELDLFQDWTERYEYIISLGKKLPRLDEAYKTENSLIKGCQSRVWLHTEPDNGVLKLYADSDSLITKGLIAVFIRLLSGLPPEEILKADMSKLDKTGLKDHLAPTRANALNSMAAQIKQAAMKMAEHH
- a CDS encoding LicD family protein is translated as MKLPSFITAGRTGKLVRGKHWWVTEVRCCGLKVLSSCTDRKKRFIRFFGIPCGRFKVGREGEASQLGKLVKATVRAEEMPQASGVLRIVQQAMTCFLNEVAGILEEGGYPYWLDFGTLLGAVRHRGFIPWDDDLDISMLREDYERLRANAAGLFGSRGFSVSMDPFIQIGLPGTLCNVDIFPYDTAPAAWSPDAPEEREWLLRGYKASGMLDYEADSSCRYRTRCSYEEKMAIRDRVVMGGRRPADGGNIFLGFEIPFAGPCRHSFRHEWLFPLSRVRFEGRDFPAPRIPEMVLYGQYGDWGVLPDSPPVHFDLNHISKEVLARMMYMRDTGRLPGRD
- a CDS encoding PEGA domain-containing protein, producing MTHGLFPHLLLLSAFCGASLSCSSSSRDITIRSIPSGASLRVNGDYAGQAPVTLSLNRHKPVHVAADKPGFLSTEKTFYPEMTTQGAILWGRNNEKSKDFKTDILTIRLKKADSGAPPLRELPAQW